A genomic region of Luteibacter aegosomatissinici contains the following coding sequences:
- a CDS encoding uridylate kinase, translating into MFPDLIPPALDFEHQLGACVNAMSQDDAIGQILVFERMRGTLHMRHIASADLLDTDVDDYEMVVFDGGNTSGDTWKHVFFPRQREHYFVYEA; encoded by the coding sequence ATGTTCCCCGACCTCATCCCGCCCGCACTCGACTTCGAGCACCAGCTTGGAGCCTGCGTCAACGCCATGAGCCAGGACGACGCCATCGGCCAGATCCTGGTATTCGAGCGCATGCGTGGCACGCTGCACATGCGCCATATCGCCAGCGCCGACCTGTTGGACACCGACGTGGACGACTACGAAATGGTCGTGTTCGACGGTGGCAACACCAGCGGCGATACATGGAAGCATGTCTTCTTCCCGCGTCAGCGCGAGCACTACTTCGTTTACGAAGCCTGA
- a CDS encoding ABC transporter substrate-binding protein, whose protein sequence is MSQKPNPFLRGYWHLKIVRTLCISYEDGSPHVWRNIHASQEHLSDEELVSSSCIVTSDFAVVSNGPDPVSAEVLAECDAGEGVSGQGVIGAVVYAIHGDDFDGRPVHVGDTYSAEAAREVVQRLSFETGYFSRAWEISREHITVDTWHYLANLADLATPEAFLFIAFRVPYSPAIGIKLISTPWTDQNLEHAEGITADQLRQDHRNKGMPDDLANILELAGRADVRILILDADAPALPGLPLAES, encoded by the coding sequence ATGTCCCAGAAACCCAATCCCTTTCTCCGCGGCTACTGGCATCTGAAAATCGTCCGCACACTGTGCATCAGCTACGAGGACGGAAGCCCGCATGTCTGGCGAAACATTCACGCGAGCCAAGAACACCTCTCCGACGAGGAGCTGGTTTCATCGTCCTGCATCGTTACCAGCGATTTCGCCGTGGTCAGCAATGGTCCTGACCCCGTGAGTGCCGAGGTGCTGGCCGAATGCGATGCCGGTGAAGGCGTCAGCGGCCAAGGCGTGATCGGCGCCGTGGTCTATGCCATCCATGGCGACGACTTCGACGGCCGTCCGGTCCACGTCGGTGACACCTATTCGGCCGAGGCCGCGCGAGAAGTCGTGCAGCGCCTGAGTTTCGAGACCGGGTATTTCAGCCGGGCCTGGGAAATCAGTCGTGAGCACATCACCGTCGATACCTGGCACTACCTCGCCAACTTGGCAGACCTCGCCACGCCGGAGGCTTTCCTGTTCATCGCGTTCCGGGTTCCGTACAGCCCGGCGATCGGCATCAAGCTGATCTCCACGCCCTGGACGGACCAGAACCTGGAGCACGCCGAGGGCATCACCGCCGATCAGCTTCGGCAGGATCACCGGAACAAGGGCATGCCGGACGATCTGGCGAACATCCTTGAACTGGCTGGCCGGGCCGACGTGCGCATCCTGATCCTCGACGCCGACGCGCCTGCGCTACCGGGCCTGCCGCTGGCCGAGTCCTAG
- a CDS encoding DNA cytosine methyltransferase, whose translation MNPKPCHAPRNAPLLYGSVCSGIEAASLAWQPLGLEAAWFAEIEPFPSAVLAHRYPHVPNLGDMTAIARQVRAGTVPAPDILVGGTPCQSFSVAGARQGLNDPRGALTLAYVELANAIDQTRHQDRRTPATLVWENVPGVLNDRSNAFGHFLGALAGESRALQPPGQKWAHAGCVSGPRRRIAWRVLDAQYFGVAQRRRRVFLVASGGGGLDPAEVLFEREGLLGDSSPGFAPWQDASRAAGHGIAAAGYAGLKQPYGKVTMTFGFGGGNTAGPIDVAACLTAAPGPKNDFEVETFLAQSIAGNITHTLSTANGGKGSSEDGTGKGVPIIAFTAQGYGADAVMNRAPTLRAGGHRSSHANAGVVPAIAFAQNNRGEVRFESGHGQVACTVLSNGKPGYGVPMVACVALRGRQHGLAAELGDGVSTALRTSGGGADKPHVLIPDFEAHFQYDWNEPSAADWSQWRVRRLMPTECERLQGMPDDYTLIPYRGKPAADAPRYKAIGNSMAVPCMAWLGNRLVQCLHKTDSTASD comes from the coding sequence ATGAACCCCAAACCTTGCCATGCGCCGCGCAACGCGCCGCTGCTCTACGGCAGCGTGTGCAGCGGCATCGAGGCCGCGAGCCTCGCCTGGCAACCGCTCGGCCTCGAAGCCGCGTGGTTCGCCGAGATCGAACCGTTCCCGAGCGCCGTGCTCGCCCACCGCTACCCGCACGTGCCCAACCTGGGCGACATGACCGCGATCGCCCGCCAGGTGCGCGCCGGCACGGTGCCGGCGCCCGACATCCTGGTCGGCGGTACGCCGTGCCAGTCGTTCAGCGTTGCCGGCGCACGCCAGGGACTGAATGACCCGCGCGGTGCCTTGACCCTTGCCTATGTGGAGCTTGCAAATGCCATCGACCAAACCCGCCACCAAGACCGCCGCACGCCGGCAACGCTCGTCTGGGAAAACGTCCCCGGCGTCCTCAACGACCGCAGCAACGCCTTCGGGCATTTCCTGGGCGCACTGGCCGGAGAAAGCCGTGCGCTCCAACCGCCAGGGCAAAAATGGGCGCACGCAGGTTGTGTGTCTGGACCCCGGCGCCGCATCGCGTGGCGCGTGCTCGACGCCCAATATTTCGGCGTCGCCCAGCGTCGCCGTCGCGTGTTTCTTGTGGCAAGTGGTGGAGGTGGCCTCGATCCCGCAGAAGTACTTTTTGAGCGCGAAGGCCTGCTCGGGGATTCTTCGCCGGGCTTCGCGCCGTGGCAAGACGCTTCCCGCGCTGCTGGACATGGCATTGCAGCAGCAGGCTATGCCGGACTGAAGCAGCCCTATGGCAAGGTCACCATGACGTTCGGGTTCGGTGGCGGCAATACGGCAGGCCCCATCGACGTGGCCGCCTGCCTGACCGCCGCGCCCGGCCCGAAGAATGACTTCGAGGTCGAAACCTTCCTCGCTCAATCCATCGCGGGCAACATCACCCACACGCTCAGCACCGCCAATGGCGGCAAGGGCAGCAGCGAGGACGGCACCGGCAAAGGCGTTCCGATCATCGCTTTCACCGCCCAGGGCTACGGCGCGGATGCGGTAATGAACCGGGCACCGACGCTGCGCGCAGGCGGGCATCGCAGCAGCCATGCGAACGCAGGCGTGGTGCCTGCCATTGCCTTCGCGCAGAACAACCGCGGCGAAGTGCGCTTCGAGTCCGGCCATGGGCAGGTGGCTTGCACCGTCCTGTCCAACGGCAAGCCCGGCTACGGTGTGCCGATGGTGGCATGCGTTGCCCTGCGGGGCCGGCAGCATGGTCTTGCCGCCGAGTTGGGCGACGGCGTATCGACCGCACTGCGCACCAGCGGCGGCGGCGCGGACAAGCCCCATGTGTTGATCCCTGACTTCGAGGCGCATTTCCAATACGACTGGAATGAACCCAGTGCGGCGGACTGGTCGCAGTGGCGCGTGCGGCGGCTGATGCCCACGGAGTGCGAGCGGCTGCAGGGCATGCCCGACGACTACACGCTGATCCCGTACCGCGGCAAGCCTGCCGCAGATGCTCCACGCTACAAGGCAATTGGCAACTCCATGGCCGTCCCATGCATGGCTTGGCTGGGCAACCGGCTGGTGCAGTGCCTGCACAAGACGGACTCGACCGCTTCGGATTGA
- a CDS encoding DNA topoisomerase III, with product MRLFLCEKPSQGKDIGRILGATQRGEGCLNGSGVTVTWCIGHLVEAAAPEAYDEKLKRWSIEQLPIIPQHWRVEVKPKTATQFKVVKALLAKATQLVIATDADREGELIAREIIDLCGYRGPIERLWLSALNDASIRAALGKLRPSAETLPMYYSALARSRADWLVGMNLSRLFTVLGRQAGYDGVLSVGRVQTPTLKLVVDRDREIAAFVSVPYWAIDVSLSAGGQAFTAQWVPPEGCTDDASRCLQQPVAQQAAQQMRAAGSAQVVSVETERVREGPPLPFDLGTLQEVCSRQLGLDVQETLEIAQALYETHKATTYPRSDSGYLPESMFAEVPTVLDSLLKTDPALRPIMAQLDRSVRSRAWNDAKVSAHHGIIPTLEPANLSAMSEKESAVYRLIRAHYLAQFLPHHEFDRTVANLSCGQQTLAATGKQVVVKGWRLVLAEPQPEEDGDGATRSQVLPALREGLACQVAGVDLKALKTLPPRPYTQGELVKSMKGVAKLVSDPRLKQKLKDTVGIGTEATRANIISGLIVRGYIVKKGRAIRASDAAFTLIDAVPAAIADPGTTAVWEQALDMIETGQLTLDLFINKQAAWISQLIAQYGSTSLSIKVPQGPACPQCGAPTRQRSGKTGPFWSCSRYPDCKGTLPVESGASKRGASRPRRSGRKGS from the coding sequence ATGCGGCTGTTCTTGTGCGAGAAGCCCTCCCAGGGCAAAGACATTGGCCGGATTCTCGGTGCCACACAGCGCGGTGAAGGCTGCCTCAACGGTTCCGGCGTCACCGTCACCTGGTGCATCGGCCATCTCGTGGAAGCCGCAGCGCCCGAAGCCTACGACGAGAAGTTGAAGCGCTGGTCCATCGAGCAGTTGCCCATCATTCCCCAGCATTGGCGGGTCGAGGTCAAACCGAAAACCGCCACGCAGTTCAAGGTCGTCAAGGCGCTTCTGGCGAAGGCGACCCAGCTTGTCATCGCTACCGATGCCGACCGTGAGGGCGAGTTGATCGCGCGCGAGATCATCGACCTGTGCGGCTACCGCGGTCCCATCGAGCGGCTGTGGCTGTCGGCGCTCAACGACGCATCCATTCGCGCCGCACTCGGCAAGCTCCGGCCATCGGCCGAGACATTGCCGATGTACTACTCGGCGTTGGCGCGCTCTCGGGCGGACTGGCTCGTCGGCATGAACCTAAGCCGGTTGTTCACGGTGCTGGGGCGGCAGGCCGGCTACGACGGCGTGCTGTCGGTCGGCCGCGTCCAGACCCCGACGCTCAAACTGGTCGTTGACCGCGACCGTGAGATCGCAGCCTTCGTGTCCGTGCCGTACTGGGCCATCGACGTGTCCCTGTCCGCAGGCGGCCAGGCTTTCACCGCGCAGTGGGTTCCGCCCGAGGGCTGCACCGACGACGCGAGCCGGTGCCTGCAGCAGCCGGTGGCACAGCAGGCGGCACAGCAGATGCGCGCGGCCGGCAGCGCCCAGGTCGTCTCAGTCGAAACCGAGCGTGTGCGGGAAGGCCCGCCGCTGCCGTTCGACCTGGGGACCTTGCAGGAGGTGTGTTCCAGGCAGCTTGGGCTGGACGTGCAGGAGACACTGGAGATCGCCCAGGCCCTGTACGAGACGCACAAGGCCACGACGTACCCGCGTTCGGATTCCGGCTACCTCCCCGAAAGCATGTTCGCCGAGGTGCCCACGGTCCTGGACAGCCTGCTCAAGACCGATCCCGCGCTGCGCCCGATCATGGCCCAGCTCGACCGCTCCGTGCGCTCACGCGCCTGGAACGATGCGAAGGTGTCCGCGCACCACGGCATCATCCCGACGCTCGAACCGGCGAACCTCTCGGCCATGAGCGAGAAGGAGTCGGCGGTGTACAGGCTCATCCGGGCGCACTATCTGGCGCAGTTCCTTCCTCACCACGAGTTCGATCGCACCGTGGCGAACCTCTCCTGCGGCCAGCAAACGCTGGCGGCCACCGGCAAGCAGGTCGTCGTCAAAGGCTGGCGCCTGGTGCTGGCGGAACCTCAACCCGAGGAGGATGGCGACGGCGCAACACGCAGTCAGGTGCTGCCCGCGCTACGCGAGGGTCTGGCATGCCAGGTGGCCGGTGTCGATCTGAAGGCGCTCAAGACGTTGCCGCCTCGACCCTACACGCAGGGCGAGTTGGTCAAGTCCATGAAGGGCGTCGCCAAGCTGGTCTCGGACCCGCGCTTGAAACAGAAGCTCAAGGATACGGTCGGCATCGGCACCGAAGCGACGCGCGCCAACATCATCAGCGGCCTGATCGTCCGCGGCTACATCGTGAAGAAGGGGCGCGCGATCCGCGCCTCGGATGCGGCTTTCACCCTGATCGACGCCGTACCCGCGGCGATTGCCGATCCAGGCACCACCGCCGTCTGGGAACAGGCACTCGACATGATCGAAACCGGCCAGCTCACGCTGGACCTGTTCATCAACAAGCAGGCCGCATGGATCTCACAGTTGATCGCGCAGTATGGCAGCACGTCGCTGTCCATCAAGGTTCCCCAGGGGCCGGCTTGCCCACAATGCGGCGCGCCCACGCGCCAGCGCAGTGGCAAGACCGGCCCATTTTGGTCGTGCAGTCGCTATCCAGACTGCAAAGGCACGCTGCCGGTTGAATCCGGCGCGTCCAAGCGCGGTGCCTCGCGCCCGCGTCGCAGCGGCCGTAAAGGCTCCTGA
- a CDS encoding single-stranded DNA-binding protein translates to MSTHFSGEGNIGSPPEYREFPNGNDEPSRLLRLNVYFDNPVPKKDGTFEDRGGFWAPVEIWHRDAEHWKDLYQKGMRVLVIGRMEREPWTDNEDQPRETWQINARSVGILPYRIESVALSPKPQEAEPKPQAAQESTAPKEAKRRK, encoded by the coding sequence ATGAGCACGCATTTTTCTGGCGAAGGCAACATCGGCTCGCCACCGGAGTACCGCGAATTCCCCAACGGCAATGACGAACCCAGCCGCTTGCTGCGCCTGAACGTCTATTTCGACAACCCCGTGCCCAAGAAGGATGGCACCTTCGAGGACCGCGGCGGCTTCTGGGCGCCGGTGGAAATCTGGCACCGCGACGCCGAGCACTGGAAGGACCTGTACCAGAAAGGCATGCGCGTGCTGGTCATCGGCCGCATGGAGCGCGAGCCTTGGACGGACAACGAGGATCAGCCGCGCGAAACCTGGCAAATCAATGCGCGCAGCGTCGGCATCCTGCCGTACCGCATCGAGTCCGTGGCCCTCAGTCCGAAGCCGCAGGAGGCAGAACCGAAGCCCCAGGCCGCTCAAGAATCGACCGCGCCGAAGGAGGCGAAGCGCAGGAAGTGA
- a CDS encoding DUF3158 family protein, giving the protein MNDLNQPTRYFRGLQQGAFMRLEHAASLKGLLKPFKGKGDFEAWASQCFAMRDELIGLAQRQVLEQACGHPFHLLPIELAQQTTGAGTVFLRWRRHDRSAMGVALWRELIASSSTPVNLLADLHAIELQRITLNMQISLLHTLGRQAQECASKAAEADDAYLRRLTSVPAAMRDR; this is encoded by the coding sequence ATGAACGATCTGAACCAACCGACCCGCTACTTCCGGGGCCTGCAACAGGGTGCCTTCATGAGGCTAGAACACGCGGCCTCTCTAAAAGGCCTTTTAAAGCCTTTTAAGGGTAAAGGGGACTTCGAGGCCTGGGCCAGCCAGTGCTTCGCCATGCGCGACGAACTGATCGGTTTGGCGCAGCGGCAGGTGCTGGAGCAGGCATGCGGGCACCCCTTCCACCTGCTGCCCATCGAACTGGCCCAACAGACCACTGGCGCAGGAACCGTCTTCTTGCGCTGGCGCAGACACGACAGGTCGGCCATGGGCGTGGCGCTGTGGCGGGAGCTGATCGCCAGCAGCAGCACGCCCGTCAACCTGCTGGCCGACCTGCACGCGATCGAACTGCAGCGCATCACGTTGAACATGCAGATCAGCCTGCTGCACACCCTGGGCAGGCAGGCGCAGGAATGCGCCAGCAAGGCCGCCGAGGCGGACGACGCCTACCTGCGCCGGCTCACGTCCGTTCCTGCCGCAATGCGCGATCGGTGA
- a CDS encoding PFL_4669 family integrating conjugative element protein, producing MATNEPLQLNLGSLRSAMSLTLHTHHASRIWHGRAAAEGRPGIVGLNGYIAQMNKMRRGSEQDDPYSDWWMLRIEDKLDQTKVTLQSLREQVDQALASVPPALSLGENLNVQPVKLPLFVNAQLGFAAVYLLADYDDIARKLILAHHTALIDRSTLERWLNEGAHALRSLFSLAQQYRYSGCTRDDFAAKNAAARVALEKYGELPQEVLEGTRRSKFAPPVVRRGLQQRGDGPATAPPPSDEAATAEPPEASAGEDEPA from the coding sequence ATGGCAACCAATGAACCTCTGCAACTGAATCTCGGCTCCCTGCGCAGCGCGATGTCGCTGACCCTGCACACCCATCACGCTTCCCGCATCTGGCACGGCCGCGCCGCCGCCGAGGGGCGACCGGGCATCGTCGGCCTGAACGGCTACATCGCCCAGATGAACAAGATGCGGCGGGGCTCGGAGCAGGACGACCCGTACTCGGACTGGTGGATGCTGCGCATCGAGGACAAGCTTGACCAGACCAAGGTCACGCTGCAATCGCTGCGCGAGCAGGTGGACCAGGCGCTGGCGAGCGTGCCACCGGCGCTCAGCCTGGGCGAAAACCTCAACGTGCAGCCGGTCAAGCTCCCGCTCTTCGTCAACGCGCAGCTCGGCTTTGCCGCGGTCTATCTCCTGGCCGACTACGACGACATCGCCCGCAAGCTGATCCTCGCCCACCACACCGCGCTCATCGACCGTAGCACCTTGGAACGCTGGCTCAACGAGGGCGCGCACGCGCTGCGCAGCCTGTTCTCGCTGGCCCAGCAGTATCGCTACTCGGGCTGCACCCGCGACGATTTCGCGGCGAAGAACGCCGCTGCGCGAGTCGCGCTGGAGAAGTACGGCGAACTGCCGCAGGAGGTGCTGGAGGGGACACGCCGCTCGAAGTTTGCGCCACCCGTCGTGCGCCGTGGCCTGCAACAGCGCGGCGACGGTCCTGCCACAGCGCCTCCGCCCAGCGACGAAGCCGCCACCGCAGAGCCGCCCGAAGCGTCAGCCGGCGAGGACGAGCCCGCATGA
- a CDS encoding STY4528 family pathogenicity island replication protein yields the protein MAVDDTAPRRGPVALGDLFDAALKDLAPKPSPSAPAPMPTPTPATSGDAFLFSGNRHETVPRRLFLDRRLTPLERNAWQVFRLMLNDDGVTAFPTYEQLRPWLASMPCAGQASHETVARALTLLRLTRWLSLVRRRRDPKTGRILGNLYVLHDEPLTPFEAMQLDADYLALVSQSLDHSAKAVQMVGLNTLKEIAEDPMLSGRTLPSRLQVLAERLASQGITAAESYPQEDAAHDSEEGASSLLRNADDPSSESEAGAKPAPDASLRNPKQARTVRSSRINEVRTTAQARALGDLQWPKRFTELKAEQQTGARVALQQVDAALRQAVLDDWATRCSSHGIRNPAGYLFGIIQRAIHGEFNAWAKKDAPSASVPPNERPPPAPPPQPQGKPVPPEVAKQHIERLRNLLASK from the coding sequence ATGGCCGTGGACGACACCGCACCACGCCGTGGCCCCGTCGCACTCGGGGATCTGTTCGATGCTGCCCTGAAAGACCTCGCGCCCAAGCCCAGCCCCAGTGCGCCAGCACCCATGCCTACGCCGACGCCCGCCACGTCAGGCGATGCCTTCCTCTTCAGCGGCAACCGGCACGAGACCGTGCCGCGGCGGCTGTTCCTCGACCGTCGCCTGACGCCGCTGGAGCGCAACGCCTGGCAGGTGTTCCGGCTGATGCTCAACGACGACGGCGTGACAGCCTTCCCGACGTATGAGCAGCTTCGACCCTGGCTGGCGTCGATGCCCTGCGCCGGGCAGGCCTCGCATGAAACCGTGGCCCGAGCGTTGACGCTGTTGCGCCTCACCCGATGGTTGAGCCTGGTACGGCGACGGCGTGACCCCAAGACCGGCCGCATCCTCGGCAACCTCTACGTTCTGCACGATGAACCACTGACGCCCTTCGAGGCCATGCAGCTCGACGCCGACTACCTGGCACTGGTCAGCCAGTCCCTCGACCATTCGGCCAAGGCTGTCCAGATGGTCGGCCTGAACACCCTCAAGGAGATCGCGGAAGATCCGATGCTCTCCGGACGCACACTGCCGTCTCGGCTACAGGTCCTGGCCGAACGCCTCGCCAGCCAAGGCATCACGGCCGCCGAAAGTTATCCACAGGAGGATGCCGCCCACGATTCCGAAGAAGGAGCATCGAGCCTTCTTCGGAATGCGGACGACCCGTCTTCGGAATCCGAAGCAGGGGCGAAACCCGCGCCAGACGCCTCTCTTCGGAATCCGAAGCAGGCCCGTACAGTACGTAGTAGTCGTATTAATGAAGTACGTACTACCGCGCAGGCGCGCGCGCTGGGCGATCTGCAATGGCCCAAGCGCTTCACGGAACTGAAGGCAGAGCAGCAGACAGGTGCCAGGGTGGCATTGCAGCAGGTCGATGCCGCGCTGAGACAGGCCGTGCTGGACGACTGGGCCACACGATGCAGCAGTCATGGCATCCGCAATCCTGCGGGGTATCTGTTCGGCATCATCCAGCGCGCCATCCATGGCGAGTTCAATGCCTGGGCCAAGAAAGACGCGCCATCGGCATCCGTCCCGCCAAACGAGCGGCCACCACCAGCACCGCCACCTCAGCCGCAGGGTAAGCCAGTGCCGCCAGAAGTCGCCAAGCAGCACATCGAGCGGCTACGCAATCTGCTCGCCAGCAAGTGA
- a CDS encoding DUF2857 domain-containing protein: MSAPHPLNQAVIAQALYDLRNGQLRRCKLMGFGEEELDALKHPALISVLANANVSWCSVTVNREVLRRLLKQAQDVEKEIATVDRMLRLGASTEMVSRFYGLTHQEVALRREILGLPKRKGRHPVLDEKQDTELWRQWKAVTGSRNVDLEDETSILDASMDLAEGMSLPLSVVWASIKSWVDQGLG, encoded by the coding sequence ATGTCCGCACCACACCCACTCAACCAGGCCGTGATCGCCCAAGCCCTCTATGACCTGCGCAATGGGCAACTGCGTCGTTGCAAACTGATGGGGTTTGGCGAGGAAGAACTGGACGCCCTCAAGCATCCCGCGCTGATTAGTGTGCTGGCCAACGCCAACGTCTCCTGGTGCTCGGTGACGGTCAACCGCGAAGTGCTCCGGCGGCTGCTCAAGCAGGCGCAGGACGTGGAGAAGGAAATCGCCACGGTCGATCGCATGCTCAGGCTGGGCGCGAGCACCGAGATGGTCAGTCGGTTCTATGGCTTGACCCACCAGGAGGTGGCGCTTCGCCGCGAAATCCTCGGCCTGCCGAAGCGGAAGGGCCGCCACCCCGTGCTGGACGAGAAACAGGACACGGAGCTGTGGCGGCAATGGAAGGCCGTGACCGGCAGTAGGAATGTCGATCTCGAAGACGAAACCTCCATCCTCGACGCCTCCATGGACTTGGCCGAAGGCATGTCGCTGCCTCTGTCGGTGGTCTGGGCCTCGATCAAGAGCTGGGTCGATCAGGGACTGGGTTGA
- a CDS encoding ParB family protein, whose translation MAEITSQQMAGKLLAAGFERNGPSASALSDPIADTPMVVTLDQLRPYDHDPRKKRNPAYEEIKASIRERGLDAAPAITRRPGDDHYIIRNGGNTRLAILRELWSETKDERFFRISCLFRPWPSRGEVVMLTGHLAENELRGGLTFIERALGVEKAREFYEQESGATLSQSELARRLAADGFPVQQSHISRMNDAVRYLLPAIPTVLYGGLGRHQVERLSVMRKACMLAWERYAKGRSLVQDFDEFFQDVLSQFDVQADEFSAQRVQDELIGQMAELLGVDYDVLALDMTESESRQRALVSDPTPPSTPPALPEPGTIARPPANTAPPTAGAASAAPPAGRPAATTATHESDADASQAGAASPAAGSDLLREHIVSPAPTTERLQSIQRMVADQLGDALPPDFSASVLQSIPVQAGGLYPISDVWYIDPGLDTPERLRIHIAQFAREIAGEADLEEFIDDRADGIGFACRARTQSPAPLGRAVLALLACLAGQRLADVGLHDGQVVIDLPTLLHGQGDAAQRLSDTALVKLFRLVRLARRLLDLEAGAADLGT comes from the coding sequence ATGGCTGAGATCACCTCCCAGCAGATGGCCGGCAAGCTGCTCGCGGCCGGATTCGAGCGCAACGGCCCGTCAGCCTCGGCCTTGAGCGACCCGATCGCCGACACCCCCATGGTCGTGACCCTGGATCAGTTGCGTCCCTACGACCACGATCCCAGGAAAAAACGCAACCCGGCCTACGAGGAAATCAAGGCGTCCATCCGTGAGCGCGGCCTGGACGCGGCGCCGGCCATCACTCGCCGACCAGGTGACGATCACTACATCATCCGCAACGGCGGAAATACGCGGCTGGCGATCCTGCGCGAACTATGGTCGGAGACCAAGGACGAGCGATTCTTCCGTATATCGTGCCTGTTCCGGCCTTGGCCCAGCCGCGGCGAAGTCGTCATGTTGACCGGCCACCTGGCCGAGAACGAATTGCGCGGGGGCCTCACGTTCATCGAGCGCGCCCTCGGCGTCGAGAAGGCGCGCGAGTTCTACGAGCAAGAAAGCGGCGCCACCTTGAGCCAGTCCGAGCTGGCCCGCCGCCTCGCTGCCGATGGCTTCCCGGTCCAACAGTCGCACATCAGCCGCATGAACGACGCGGTGCGCTACCTCCTGCCCGCGATCCCCACCGTGCTCTATGGCGGCCTCGGTCGCCATCAGGTCGAACGCCTGTCGGTCATGCGCAAAGCCTGCATGCTCGCGTGGGAGCGCTACGCCAAGGGCCGCTCACTGGTTCAGGACTTCGACGAGTTTTTCCAGGACGTGCTGTCGCAATTCGACGTCCAGGCCGACGAGTTCTCCGCGCAGCGCGTACAGGACGAGCTGATCGGCCAGATGGCCGAGTTGCTGGGTGTCGATTACGACGTGCTCGCCCTGGACATGACCGAATCCGAGAGCCGGCAGCGCGCCTTGGTCAGCGACCCAACACCGCCCTCGACGCCGCCTGCATTGCCGGAGCCGGGAACCATCGCGCGCCCACCTGCCAACACCGCGCCACCCACCGCAGGGGCTGCATCGGCAGCGCCGCCTGCGGGCCGACCTGCGGCAACGACCGCGACGCACGAGAGCGACGCGGATGCCAGCCAGGCGGGTGCGGCCAGCCCTGCGGCGGGGAGCGATCTGCTTCGGGAGCACATCGTCTCGCCGGCACCGACGACCGAACGGCTCCAGTCCATCCAGCGCATGGTCGCCGACCAGTTGGGTGATGCGCTGCCGCCCGACTTCTCGGCGAGCGTCTTGCAGTCCATCCCCGTGCAGGCCGGCGGGCTCTATCCGATATCCGATGTCTGGTACATCGATCCCGGCCTGGATACACCCGAGCGCTTGCGCATCCACATCGCACAGTTCGCCCGCGAAATCGCGGGCGAGGCAGACCTGGAAGAGTTCATTGATGACCGTGCAGACGGTATCGGTTTCGCCTGCCGGGCCCGCACCCAAAGCCCGGCGCCGCTGGGCCGTGCCGTCCTCGCGCTGTTGGCGTGCCTGGCCGGTCAGCGGCTCGCCGACGTCGGCCTGCATGACGGGCAAGTCGTCATCGACCTGCCGACGCTGCTGCACGGCCAGGGTGATGCGGCCCAGCGATTGAGCGACACCGCGCTGGTCAAGCTGTTCCGGCTGGTGCGGCTGGCCCGGCGCCTGCTCGACCTGGAAGCCGGCGCTGCGGACCTTGGAACGTGA
- a CDS encoding type II toxin-antitoxin system HicA family toxin — MANAHELARGHKRLRALIEFAVSEGWHVKRTPGGHLKFTKAGCAAIYTSSTASDHRATLNARAQIRRAEREARSQAQGGGHG; from the coding sequence ATGGCGAACGCACATGAGCTTGCCCGAGGCCATAAGCGGCTTCGCGCCCTGATCGAGTTCGCGGTTAGCGAAGGGTGGCACGTCAAACGCACGCCGGGCGGCCACCTCAAATTCACCAAGGCTGGCTGCGCCGCGATCTACACCAGCTCGACCGCCAGCGACCACCGGGCGACCCTCAACGCCCGTGCGCAAATCCGCCGCGCCGAGCGCGAGGCCCGATCCCAAGCACAGGGAGGCGGCCATGGCTGA